A stretch of the Apteryx mantelli isolate bAptMan1 chromosome 3, bAptMan1.hap1, whole genome shotgun sequence genome encodes the following:
- the SRF gene encoding serum response factor isoform X2 — MLPSQAGAGNGAAAALARGSALGRAPVPVPRGANGGGAAAGPPGGRLEREALYSGSEGDSESAEEEELGGERRGVKRGLAEAAAAAAGPAAGAAAAAAGYSGGGGAVSGAKPGKKTRGRVKIKMEFIDNKLRRYTTFSKRKTGIMKKAYELSTLTGTQVLLLVASETGHVYTFATRKLQPMITSETGKALIQTCLNSPDSPPRSDPTTDQRMSATGFEETDLTYQVSESDSSGETKDTLKPAFTVTNLPGTTSTIQTAPTTSTSMQVSSGPSFPITNYLAPVSASISPNAVTSANGTVLKTTGASAVTSGGLMQIPTGFTLMSGGTMAQQVPVQAIQVHQAPQQTSPSSDSSTDLTQTSSSGTVTLPATIMTSSVPTTVGGHMMYPSPHAVMYAPTSGLTDGGLAVLNAFSQAPSAMQVSHSQVQDQGGVPQVFLTAPSGTVQIPVSAVQLHQMAVIGQQSSSGSSLTELQVVNLDTSHGAKSD; from the exons aTGTTGCCGAGCCAGGCCGGGGCCGGGaacggcgccgccgccgcactGGCCCGCGGCTCGGCCTTGGGCCgggcgccggtgccggtgcctcGTGGGGCGaacggcggcggggcggcggcggggccgcccggcggccGCCTGGAGCGGGAGGCGCTCTACAGCGGCAGCGAGGGCGACTCAGAGTCggccgaggaggaggagctgggcgGCGAGCGACGCGGCGTGAAGCGCGGCctggccgaggcggcggcggcggcggcggggccggcggcgggagcggcggcggcggcggccggctacagcggcggcggcggggccgtgagCGGCGCCAAACCCGGCAAGAAGACGCGCGGCCGGGTGAAGATCAAGATGGAGTTCATCGACAACAAGCTGCGGCGCTACACCACCTTCAGCAAGAGGAAGACCGGCATCATGAAGAAG GCCTACGAGCTTTCCACACTGACAGGCACCCAAGTCCTGCTGCTGGTGGCCAGTGAGACGGGCCATGTGTACACCTTTGCCACGCGGAAGCTGCAGCCCATGATCACCAGTGAGACGGGGAAAGCACTGATCCAGACGTGTCTCAACTCCCCGGACTCGCCCCCACGCTCGGACCCCACCACTGACCAGCGCATGAGCGCCACGGGCTTCGAGGAGACTGACCTCACCTACCAGGTGTCGGAGTCGGACAGCAGCGGGGAGACCAAG GACACGCTGAAGCCAGCATTCACCGTCACCAACCTGCCAGGGACGACATCCACCATCCAGACAGCCCCCACCACCTCGACCTCCATGCAGGTCAGCAGCGGTCCCTCATTTCCCATCACTAATTACCTGGCGCCTGTGTCTGCCAGCATCAGCCCCAATGCTGTCACGAGTGCCAATGGAACAGTGCTGAAGACTACCGGAGCCAGTGCGGTGACATCTGGGGGCCTCATGCAGATACCTACTGGCTTCACCCTCATGTCAG GTGGTACTATGGCTCAGCAGGTCCCAGTCCAGGCGATCCAGGTgcaccaggcaccgcagcagacGTCCCCCTCTAGTGACAGCAGCACTGACCTTACCCAGACCTCTTCCAGTGGAACAG TGACCCTCCCGGCAACCATCATGACGTCGTCTGTGCCAACCACTGTGGGTGGCCACATGATGTACCCCAGCCCACATGCGGTGATGTACGCGCCCACATCTGGCCTCACGGATGGTGGACTCGCAGTCCTCAACGCTTTCTCACAGGCGCCTTCGGCAATGCAGGTGTCCCACAGCCAGGTCCAGGATCAGG GTGGCGTCCCTCAAGTGTTCCTGACAGCTCCATCAGGCACTGTTCAGATCCCAGTCTCAGCTGTCCAGCTTCACCAG ATGGCTGTTATcgggcagcagagcagcagtggcagcagcctgACGGAGCTGCAGGTGGTCAACTTGGACACCTCACATGGCGCCAAGAGTGACTGA
- the SRF gene encoding serum response factor isoform X1 has product MLPSQAGAGNGAAAALARGSALGRAPVPVPRGANGGGAAAGPPGGRLEREALYSGSEGDSESAEEEELGGERRGVKRGLAEAAAAAAGPAAGAAAAAAGYSGGGGAVSGAKPGKKTRGRVKIKMEFIDNKLRRYTTFSKRKTGIMKKAYELSTLTGTQVLLLVASETGHVYTFATRKLQPMITSETGKALIQTCLNSPDSPPRSDPTTDQRMSATGFEETDLTYQVSESDSSGETKDTLKPAFTVTNLPGTTSTIQTAPTTSTSMQVSSGPSFPITNYLAPVSASISPNAVTSANGTVLKTTGASAVTSGGLMQIPTGFTLMSGASLSPGTPTIPLTQLQPHSLALSSQQGQAVAGMAGQLQQAQQTVFRFPARAGGQIVSLTGGTMAQQVPVQAIQVHQAPQQTSPSSDSSTDLTQTSSSGTVTLPATIMTSSVPTTVGGHMMYPSPHAVMYAPTSGLTDGGLAVLNAFSQAPSAMQVSHSQVQDQGGVPQVFLTAPSGTVQIPVSAVQLHQMAVIGQQSSSGSSLTELQVVNLDTSHGAKSD; this is encoded by the exons aTGTTGCCGAGCCAGGCCGGGGCCGGGaacggcgccgccgccgcactGGCCCGCGGCTCGGCCTTGGGCCgggcgccggtgccggtgcctcGTGGGGCGaacggcggcggggcggcggcggggccgcccggcggccGCCTGGAGCGGGAGGCGCTCTACAGCGGCAGCGAGGGCGACTCAGAGTCggccgaggaggaggagctgggcgGCGAGCGACGCGGCGTGAAGCGCGGCctggccgaggcggcggcggcggcggcggggccggcggcgggagcggcggcggcggcggccggctacagcggcggcggcggggccgtgagCGGCGCCAAACCCGGCAAGAAGACGCGCGGCCGGGTGAAGATCAAGATGGAGTTCATCGACAACAAGCTGCGGCGCTACACCACCTTCAGCAAGAGGAAGACCGGCATCATGAAGAAG GCCTACGAGCTTTCCACACTGACAGGCACCCAAGTCCTGCTGCTGGTGGCCAGTGAGACGGGCCATGTGTACACCTTTGCCACGCGGAAGCTGCAGCCCATGATCACCAGTGAGACGGGGAAAGCACTGATCCAGACGTGTCTCAACTCCCCGGACTCGCCCCCACGCTCGGACCCCACCACTGACCAGCGCATGAGCGCCACGGGCTTCGAGGAGACTGACCTCACCTACCAGGTGTCGGAGTCGGACAGCAGCGGGGAGACCAAG GACACGCTGAAGCCAGCATTCACCGTCACCAACCTGCCAGGGACGACATCCACCATCCAGACAGCCCCCACCACCTCGACCTCCATGCAGGTCAGCAGCGGTCCCTCATTTCCCATCACTAATTACCTGGCGCCTGTGTCTGCCAGCATCAGCCCCAATGCTGTCACGAGTGCCAATGGAACAGTGCTGAAGACTACCGGAGCCAGTGCGGTGACATCTGGGGGCCTCATGCAGATACCTACTGGCTTCACCCTCATGTCAG GTGCTTCCCTTTCTCCGGGGACCCCTACCATTCCTCTCACTCAGTTACAGCCGCACTCCCTGGCTCTTTCCAGCCAGCAGGGCCAGGCGGTTGCGGGTATGGCTGGACAGCTGCAGCAGGCACAGCAGACAGTCTTCCGCTTCCCCGCCAGAGCTGGAGGGCAGATCGTGTCGCTGACAG GTGGTACTATGGCTCAGCAGGTCCCAGTCCAGGCGATCCAGGTgcaccaggcaccgcagcagacGTCCCCCTCTAGTGACAGCAGCACTGACCTTACCCAGACCTCTTCCAGTGGAACAG TGACCCTCCCGGCAACCATCATGACGTCGTCTGTGCCAACCACTGTGGGTGGCCACATGATGTACCCCAGCCCACATGCGGTGATGTACGCGCCCACATCTGGCCTCACGGATGGTGGACTCGCAGTCCTCAACGCTTTCTCACAGGCGCCTTCGGCAATGCAGGTGTCCCACAGCCAGGTCCAGGATCAGG GTGGCGTCCCTCAAGTGTTCCTGACAGCTCCATCAGGCACTGTTCAGATCCCAGTCTCAGCTGTCCAGCTTCACCAG ATGGCTGTTATcgggcagcagagcagcagtggcagcagcctgACGGAGCTGCAGGTGGTCAACTTGGACACCTCACATGGCGCCAAGAGTGACTGA